Proteins encoded by one window of Sinorhizobium arboris LMG 14919:
- a CDS encoding SDR family NAD(P)-dependent oxidoreductase, which translates to MRNEQKVVVITGASQGIGAGLVRAYRERNYRVVATSRSIEPSADPDIHTVAGDISKPETADRIVREGIERFGRIDSLVNNAGVFLAKPFVEMTQEDYDHNLGVNVAGFFHITRRAAAEMLKQGSGHIVSITTSLVDQPMVGMPSALASLTKGGLNAVTRSLAMEFSRSGIRVNAVSPGVIKTPMHPAETHSTLAGLHPVGRMGEIRDIVDAVLYLENAGFITGEILHVDGGQNAGRR; encoded by the coding sequence ATGCGTAACGAACAGAAAGTCGTCGTCATCACCGGCGCCTCGCAAGGAATCGGCGCCGGTCTGGTTCGCGCCTATCGTGAACGGAACTACCGCGTCGTCGCGACCTCCCGGTCCATCGAACCGAGCGCCGATCCGGATATCCATACCGTCGCGGGCGACATCAGCAAACCGGAGACCGCCGACCGGATCGTGCGCGAGGGGATCGAGCGGTTCGGCCGCATCGACTCTCTGGTGAACAATGCCGGCGTTTTCCTCGCCAAGCCGTTCGTCGAAATGACCCAGGAGGATTACGACCACAATCTCGGGGTGAATGTCGCCGGCTTCTTCCACATCACCCGGCGTGCGGCAGCGGAAATGCTGAAACAGGGTTCGGGTCATATTGTCAGCATCACCACCAGCCTCGTCGATCAGCCGATGGTCGGCATGCCCTCCGCGCTCGCATCGCTCACCAAGGGTGGCCTGAACGCGGTGACCCGGTCGCTGGCGATGGAGTTTTCCAGGAGCGGCATTCGCGTCAACGCGGTTTCCCCAGGGGTAATCAAGACCCCGATGCATCCGGCTGAGACGCATTCGACGCTCGCCGGCCTGCACCCGGTCGGCCGGATGGGCGAAATTCGCGACATCGTCGATGCCGTCCTCTACCTCGAAAACGCGGGATTCATCACCGGCGAGATCCTCCATGTCGACGGCGGTCAGAACGCCGGGCGCCGGTAA
- the pqqE gene encoding pyrroloquinoline quinone biosynthesis protein PqqE: MSDIMAGPAETERAMPRVPPPMAMLAELTHRCPLACPYCSNPIALTQAKEELSTEEWTGVFAQAADLGVLHLHLSGGEPAARRDLVELTQAASSLGLYTNLITSGVGLTEVRMSGLAEAGLDHIQLSVQGVSPESADRIGGYKGGYERKMAVAGWATDAAIPLTLNAVCHRQNMGEIDEMIELAIRLKARRIEVATVQFHGWAERNKEALMPTREQVERATRTVAEARVKYEGILVIDYVPADYYSKYPKACMGGWGRVGLNVTPSGRVLPCHAAETIPSLSFENVRENSLSSIWYDSAAFNAYRGEDWMPELCRSCERRKVDFGGCRCQAMALAGDASATDPVCIRSPLRESLTREVEQLSAPSAVAMNYRGRA; encoded by the coding sequence ATGAGCGACATTATGGCAGGGCCAGCCGAGACCGAGCGCGCCATGCCGCGTGTTCCGCCTCCCATGGCCATGCTGGCGGAACTGACGCATCGCTGCCCGCTCGCCTGTCCCTATTGCTCCAATCCGATCGCCCTGACGCAAGCCAAGGAAGAACTGTCGACAGAGGAATGGACAGGCGTCTTCGCGCAAGCCGCCGATCTCGGCGTCCTGCATCTGCACCTGTCGGGCGGGGAGCCGGCCGCGCGCCGCGACCTTGTGGAATTGACGCAGGCGGCGAGTTCGCTCGGCCTCTACACCAACCTGATCACATCGGGCGTGGGATTGACGGAGGTGAGGATGAGCGGCCTCGCCGAAGCCGGGCTCGACCATATCCAACTTTCCGTCCAGGGCGTTTCTCCCGAAAGTGCCGACCGGATCGGCGGGTACAAAGGCGGCTATGAACGGAAAATGGCGGTCGCAGGCTGGGCGACCGATGCCGCCATACCGCTGACGCTGAATGCCGTCTGCCACAGACAGAACATGGGCGAGATCGATGAGATGATCGAACTGGCGATCCGGTTGAAGGCGCGCCGCATCGAAGTCGCCACCGTGCAGTTCCACGGTTGGGCCGAGCGCAACAAAGAGGCTCTCATGCCGACGCGCGAGCAGGTGGAGCGCGCCACGCGCACCGTCGCCGAAGCGCGCGTGAAGTATGAGGGCATATTGGTGATCGACTATGTGCCCGCCGATTATTATTCGAAGTATCCAAAGGCCTGCATGGGCGGCTGGGGCCGCGTCGGCTTGAACGTCACGCCGTCGGGGCGGGTGCTCCCATGCCACGCCGCGGAAACTATTCCGAGCCTCTCCTTCGAGAACGTGCGCGAAAACTCGCTTTCCAGCATCTGGTATGACAGCGCCGCCTTCAATGCGTATCGCGGCGAGGACTGGATGCCGGAGCTCTGTCGGAGCTGCGAGCGCAGGAAGGTGGATTTCGGTGGCTGCCGCTGTCAGGCGATGGCGCTTGCCGGCGACGCGAGCGCAACGGATCCGGTTTGCATCCGATCGCCGCTTCGCGAAAGCCTGACGCGCGAAGTGGAACAGCTTTCGGCGCCGTCGGCCGTCGCCATGAATTATCGCGGCCGGGCGTAG
- the pqqD gene encoding pyrroloquinoline quinone biosynthesis peptide chaperone PqqD yields the protein MTADVPVISGSSVVKLARGVRLHEDTVRGQTVLLAPERAMAVDDIAVAIVQALDGERSLDRIAADFAEKFDAPVEEIAEDVRTFVQELSVRRMLEIVR from the coding sequence ATGACGGCCGACGTGCCCGTGATTTCAGGATCGAGTGTCGTCAAGCTGGCGCGAGGGGTCCGGTTGCACGAGGATACGGTTCGCGGCCAGACCGTGCTGCTGGCCCCGGAACGGGCCATGGCCGTGGACGACATCGCCGTCGCGATCGTTCAGGCGCTTGACGGCGAACGCAGCCTCGACCGGATCGCGGCCGACTTTGCCGAGAAGTTCGACGCCCCCGTCGAAGAGATCGCCGAGGACGTCAGGACTTTCGTCCAGGAGCTCTCCGTCCGCCGCATGCTGGAGATCGTCCGATGA
- a CDS encoding tautomerase family protein, whose translation MPIVTVQVTREGSAPGRNSVTAEEKAAIIRGVSEVLRDVLNKPLESTYVVIEEVDLDNWGWGGLPTVQYRRKRADVAQS comes from the coding sequence ATGCCTATCGTCACCGTACAGGTTACCCGCGAGGGAAGCGCACCCGGCCGCAACTCGGTCACCGCCGAGGAGAAGGCCGCGATCATCAGGGGCGTCAGCGAGGTGCTCCGCGATGTCCTGAACAAGCCGCTCGAATCCACCTATGTGGTTATCGAGGAAGTCGATCTTGATAATTGGGGCTGGGGTGGCCTCCCGACAGTGCAGTACCGCCGGAAACGCGCCGACGTGGCACAATCCTGA